Within Salmo trutta chromosome 30, fSalTru1.1, whole genome shotgun sequence, the genomic segment tagaatgtctctctctctctatggttcatagatccttcccgccctctctctctcttcctggtttttcttgaccttttatctgtgggtcggctccaccttctgagggttccccttgcttctgggaattgtagttttggcagtcggtcattttgtgatctgtagttctaatcggggtggccattttagtgatcgggcagagcccgtttattagttctgccctcacatatctgccatttatcactcgacccccttctttgccacaatatATATATGTAGAACTTCATGAGTGGGATTGCCTGCTTTTGCAATTTGTTTATTTTAGTTTGCGGGCGTTGGCCTTCATGTAAATTTACCATTACTCATGTTACATTTTGTTTTGCATTCTGGTAATTGACACCCAAATGGGCTTTTTGCTTTTTTTTTGGCGCCCCCTCGTGTATTAAGCCAGTAATACCTTCAATACCAGGATGAGAGAAGTATGGATATCAGGATACCGACCAACCCTAGTTAAATCTACCAGAGATATTAGGTTGTTGGTTCAGAGGAAGTGGGAACGAGGATGTCACCTTAACACCCGGGAGTCACCTGCTTTAACAGGAAACACAGCACAGGGAAACAGGAAGTGATAGAAAACAGACAGACTTCATGTAAAGAGTGAGTCATTGCCAGTAAGCCACCCATCcaaaagagaaagagatggaccTAGAGCTCCTTCAGTGGAGTACTACAAGCCATTTACCAGCCTCATATAGCAGGCTTTAAGTTTAGTCTGACAGAAAAAAAGAGGGACTATATGGGTTATTCTAGGATAGACAACAACTCTTTGGCAAACCAACAGTGGCACGTTAAAGCAAGGCAGAACTTTGTGGAATGTACAGATAGAAATATTTCTATGTAGAACAAACAAACTTCAGACATGTAGAATAAAGAATCACGTCAGCTCTACTCgtgacatttctatctgcaaaatACGCACAATATCTGCGTACTGAACGTGGGGAAACGTCATGACGACGACACCCAAAGAAGCCGGGAGACAGACGGTGTCTGCCGGGAGACAGACGGTGTCTGCCGGGAgacagactaggagacagacgGTGTCTGCCGGGAGACAGACTAGGAGACAGATGGTGTCTGCCGGGAGACAGATGGTGTCTGCCGGGAGACAGACGGTGTCTGCCGGGAGACAGATGGTGTCATGGGAATGTGAGTTTTCACACGCAGCAGGCAGAGGAACCCACAAAAGGACAAATATAGAATCAAGAGCACAATGGATACAGTAAGCCAGGGTACACTGCAGACACTGGTAGCCTACGGCAGGGGTTCTCAAATTAGACATTGAGGTTGAGAGAGCGGTAAACTTTCTCATTCCACCTCGCCAAGTTTCTCAGTGCTGACATAGCTGGAAAACAGACTGGCTTAGAGATGTACAGCTCAGCACTGTGCCAGGCTGGCTGTCTGATTCACGCTACAAGGCCAAACCATGCTGTTCTGACTCAGATGTTCACCTTGTCCTTTTCATAGTGTTGAAACATTAACCCACATTTCTGTTATTTTTTAAAACTCATTGACTGAAATTGGTTAAATTACTTGAAATCCATTTTGTAAATTCCCCCCCGTGAGCTCAATACGCACATTGCAGTTTCTCTAGATATAAAAATCAGGTCAAGCcagaactgtgcgatgtagtagggagttgtagttttcaacaggacaatattctacatagttaaTTAACAAATGTTCTGCActaaactacaatgaccataatctatTGTCTGGTCCATTTAATTTGTTTTACACGCCTGCTTATGTTAGtgtgggggggagacagagacagacagacacagagagagacagagagacagagagagacagaatgggcGATGGAGAGCAGTTGCTTGGCCAGGTATCTCTACCTgtaaatacatgatctaagtgactgatagttggtattcagcagttaTAAAATTACACCTTATTTACTATGaaaaactactaaaatagtgagcAGCAGcactatagagatgagatgaaattaaataaagtcatcaaataaaactaaTGTAATACACACAATAACTGATATATTTATATTAAAGTGAACGATGGTTAATGAGTGATCagcagtaatggacagtcactaGCATCATGGGACTttcattcattgttttattctgtgtttaaATATTCAATCCACATAATGCATTTaaagttttttaaattttttataaatACTTCTAAATCTAAAACcatgattattatttatttatttaatagtCGAACTGACCTGAAAAAGcactaaaaaaaaaataataataaataaataaaaaaataaaaaataaaaaaaataaataaataaataaataaaatcgctcagcactaccttTCCAGAACGGTTCCAGAAACGTAACCAGGTCCAGCACCACAGTAGAAAGCAGGCATACAGTATGCAACACACTTCGGTTTTGTAGTGCTAAGATACATCTGGTCCTCTGTTTGGTAGAGCATAGCAACGCTAAAGGTCGTGGGTTCAACTCCAcatatgcaaaaaaaacaaacaaaatgtactCGCTGTACTGTACAAtctctttggataaaagcatcagcTAATTTAAATATTtatatctgggggggggggggggagagaaaatCCATTAACTAGGCTACTTCAGAAACTTCAAATCACTGATGCTGACTGATACACCTTCACTAATCAACatcaaaaaaataaatcaaacaatAAAAATGTCTTTGCTCCCTCCATTTTGACTTGGTAATATTACACGTCACTTTAAGACTTTGAACTGTTTGACAGGATTTAGAAGATGCCTCGATTTAAAAACGGCTTCTTCACTCAAATCTAAAAGCTGCTAGAATATTACTGCCAAGTCGGaactggaagcacaagcatttcgctacactctcattaacatctgctaaccatgtgtaacgtgacaaatcacatttgatttgagttgaaTCATGTTACTTATATAACGCAATGGGCCGTTTGAAACGTTGAATTACAGCATGACTCATCATAAACGCAAAAGGAATATTTTGAGTATATCGACAAGAGGTCGAAGTAGACGGACATGATTCTAAAGCCTACGGATCACTTCAGTGTACTGACAGCGGTGGACCCGCACTCACAGGGCCACTTCAGTGTACTGACAGCGGTGGACCCGCACTCACAGGGCCACTTCAGTGTACTGACAGCGGTGGACCCGCACTCACAGGGCCACTTCAGTGTACTGACAGCGGTGGACCCGCACTCACAGGGCCACTTCAGTGTACTGGCAGCGATGGACCCGCACTCACAGGGCCACTTCAGTGTACTAACAGCGGTGGACCCGCACTCACAGGGCCACTCTGGTCTACACTAAAATAACCCTGACCGGGCCAGAATGACAGAAGGGAACAGCAGAGAGCATCTAGAAGAATCAATTGACGGACGTTACTGCAAGCAAtcagttaatgttattttaacaACCTAAGATGAATAATattagatgttttttttgttgttgtttaagtctcaacattttttttttttaaaagggtcTTGTACTTACGCATTAGAAGTCTGGACATCCTGCCATCCCTTGGTGAGGTTCTGTTTGAGCTCGTTGAGGGGGCTCATCCCCAGCTTCCTCTTCAGATCAGCAGAATGTTTCTCTTTGGCCAGGAGGACCTGTCTCAGGGTGTtgatctcctcctctacctgtcaGCAACACAGCAGAAAGGTCAACCACTGGCTGGGTCAAACGTAGTTATGAACATTACCATTGTCTGAAACAAAAGTTCCACTCAAATGTTTTGTGGAACCGATTATTAGTAAATCAAACTCACTCAAAAAGAGATGGGATCAGATTAGAGCACAGGGACAACAAAACAGACAAAACACGAGGCCTATGTCGGTTCCGGCCAACAGAACCATACCTTTCCTAGCTCAGAGCGGATCTCCTCAGCCTCCTCCTCTGTGAGCCCTGGGGGTAGCGTGTTGATGGAAGATACCCCCATTGCTCCAGCCTCCACGGGGACATCAGTCAGTGGGTCTGCTCCTCCTGCAGGTCCAAGGCCCTTGTTGGGAGAGTTCAGGTTGATGTCTGGGTCAAGAGACAGAGTGGGGGCAGGGGGGCATGCTGAGTTGAGAGAGAGTAGAAGGTCTTGAATTGATGTGTTAGTGTCAtcaacagtaataataataataataataataactttattgGTACAGTGCTTTTCAATACAAGTAACAAAAGTGCTTCACATCAAATAAAAGTGCTAACAAAAACAGGTAAACAAAAGGACAGCtaattaataatttaaaaaaaagacatgAAAAGCATCTTCATAAAAGTGTCTATTCAGCAGGGATATAAAAACAGACACTGATCTCCTCTGGCAGACCAAGTCCAGGGGTCCTAATGCCCCGTCTCCTTTCGTTGTCAGCCTAGACTTTAGAATGGGCAACAGTGTCCTGCCAGAGAATCTCTGGCTGCGTCCTGGCTCGTAGGGAGATTTGTGGACAAAACGGCCAAGGTTATTTACAATCCGAGTTCTAGCAAGTTGGGGGctgccaaataaaaccacctcaGATTTTATATCATTGAGctgaattttattttatttttttaaataaaattggTCAGACAGTCAACATTTGATGTCAGCAAGACACTGGTGAAGGGTCACTACGCTAGCTTGGTCACTGGGTCTGGGTCAATAGAGctgtgtgtgtcatctgcatagcagcaAAACTGAAAGTTATGATGGTGGGGGGTGCCGGGAACGATACGGAAACATCCATTCTCACTGAGAAACGTCTGCCACAAAATATATGACCTGAACCAGTCGAGGGCAACGCCGGACAGACTCCCACCCACCTCTCAACAGGGATGCTACAGTCCACAGTATCAAACACGGCACTAAGATCCAAATGAACTAGGATAGAGCATTCACCGGCAGGCGGCCGGTCACTACCCGCCGGCAGGCGGCCGGTCACTACCCGCCGGCAGGCGGCCGGTCACTACCCGCCGGCAGGCGGCCGGTCACTACCCGCCGGCAGCCGGCCGGTCACTACCCGCCGGCAGCCGGCCGGTCACTACCCGCCGGCAGGCGGCCGGTCACTACCCGCCGGCAGGCGGCCGGTCACTACCCGCCGGCAGGCGGCCGGTCACTACCCGCCGGCAGGCGGCCGGTCACTACCCGCCGGCAGCCGGTCATTACTGATTTTCAATAAAGTCGTTTCCGTTCTGTGAAGTGGGCAGAAACAATTATTCATACTCAAAATGAGCCAATAATTGCTTGAAAAACAACTGTTTccaaatatacatacatacatacacacacacacacacacacacacacacacacacacacacacacacacacacacacacacacacatacatacatacatacatacatacatacatacatacatacatacatacatattctAAAAAGAAGCTTAGAGAAAGGTCTATAATTATTTAGTCTGGAAAGGTCTAGATTGGGTTTTTTTAAAATGAGAAGTTGGACCAGAGACAGAGTTCAGGGAACTATTTACAATAGACAGCACGTTGGGACCAACAGGGAACTATTTACAATAGACAGCACGTTAGGACCAACGGGGGAACTATTTACAATAGACAGCACGTTAGGACCAACGGGGGAACTATTTACAATAGACAGCACGTTGGGGACCAACGGGGAACTATTTACAATAGACAGCACGTTGGGGACCAACGGGGAACTATTTACAATAGACAGCACGTTGGGGACCAACGGGGAACTATTTACAATAGACAGCACGTTGGGGACCAACGGGGAACTATTTACAATAGACAGCACGTTGGGACCAACAGGGAACTATTTACAATAGACAGCACGTTAGGACCAACGGGGGAACTATTTACAATAGACAGCACGTTAGGACCAACGGGGGAACTATTTACAATAGACAGCACGTTAGGACCAACAGGGAACTATTTACAATAGACAGCACGTTAGGACCAACAGGGAACTATTTACAATAGACAGCACGTTAGGACCAACAGGGAACTATTTACAATAGACAGCACGTTGGGGACCAACGGGGAACTATTTACAATAGACAGCACGTTAGGGACCAACGGGGAACTATTTACAATAGACAAAGTAAGTATGCATGgctaataaacagagtagcagaagCGTATGGGGGGGAGCACAAAGTTAAGACTAACAGGTTAACAGTATAGACTTGGTTGTGTGTGTAGACCCTGGGGCGCAAAGTTAAAGGATTCTAACAGGTCAAGGAACTTCCCAGCTAGAACatcatgaatgaatgaatgttcTCCAAGAATAACAAGCCAGACAGACTGGATTGTTTTTGGTAGATAAGAAAAAAGGCTTGGAGGGGGTAGTTTCATTGCATGGAACTAAAAATCCTTGGAGTTTAAGCCAAAATCTCACAGAGCATGAAAACATCAATGCCATTGTAAATAATTTAAATAATTGCCTACGTAGGAGATCTTTACATTCAATAACCCAATCTTGACACGCTGCTAGATTTACAGAGTTAAAAATCAGTAGAGAGTTAAAAGAGCTCCTCTAACTGCACTATGGGACATACCATGTTCTCGTTAACCAATTATGACAGAGGAGTAATACCAGACTCTGGCTATCCGTCAGTTTATTTCGGTTTTAGGAGGGGTGGagcagctttaatattgcagatagattgtctCGCTTCCATCATATGTAAATCGTCTGGATCATTTCCAATCCGCCACATAGATACACTTCTCTTTAATACACCTTCCTTTATTATTccccaaaccctaccacccctcccccaattggagaaaactaataaacaataacacttaggcttctacatcttatacacattttacagacacaatctattttacaatagttatattttgattgtttttagtcctggccttcctctatttctgatgtccatccagtttgatttctatttgtaactgttctatttcacaaaagttctgaacctatacacattttacagaccccgtatatttttacatttgttatcttaTTAGTGGCACctttcagctccattcaacccctcccatctatctcttaacaccatccatattggattgtCAGTCAAACAGTTCACAATGTTGCTAGAAATAATCCTGGAATCCCTGCAGTTAGGGTGAAACctgtctctttaaaaaaaaaatatatattttttaaaaagtgcCACAGCAAATCAAAAGTGTCACAAAAGCAGACATTACAAAGTTTCTTCATGTACTCGTTTAGGGCAACGAGGCGGATGAAATGTTCCCGAAACCCTTCAATATCAAGGGAGGGGTGGGAGTCAGAGGGAATTCAAAAttaaatcaaattctattggtcacatacacatattcagccgatgttattgcgggtgtagtgaaatgcttgtgttcccagctccaacagtaatatctaactaaatgcttgtgtttctagctccaacagcgcagtaatatctaactaaatgcttgtgttcccagctccaacagcgcagtaatatctaactaaatgcttgtgttcctagctccaacagcacagtaatatctaactaaatgcttgtgttcccagctccaacagcgcagtaatatctaactaaatgcttgtgttcctagctccaacagtgcagtaatatctaactaaatgcttgtgttcccagctccaacagcgcagtaatatctaactaaatgcttgtgttcccagctccaacagtacagtaatatctaactaaatgcttgtgttcccagctccaacagtaatatctaactaaatgcttgtgtttccagctccaacagtaatatctaactaaatgcttgcgtttccagctccaacagtatcTAACAATTTACACATGTAAAAGAACAGAATGAATAAATATAAAAAGTAATTATTCTCTTCCTTACGCTAGCGAGGGTCTTTAAAATAGTGTAGTCCTCCCTCTGATCACCTAAAGCGAAGGTCGTTAAAATAGTGTAGTCCTCCCTCTGATCACCTAAAGCGAAGTTCGTTAAAATAGTGTAGTCCTCCCTCTGATCACCTAAAGCGAAGGTCGTTAAAATAGTGTAGTCCTCCCTCTGATCACCTAAAGCGAAGGTCGTTAAAATAGTGTAGTCCTCCCTCTGATCACCTAAAGCGAAGGTCGTTAAAAATAGTGTAGTCCTCCCTCTGATCACCTAAAGCGAAGGTCGTTAAAATAGTGTAGTCCTCACTCTGATCACCTAAAGCGAAGGTCGTTAAAATAGTGTAGTCCTCCCTCTGATCACCTAAAGCGAGGGTCGTTAAAATAGTGTAGTCCTCCCTCTGATCACCTAAAGCGAGGGTCGTTAAAATAGTGTAGTCCTCCCTCTGATCACCTAAAGCGAGGGTCGTTAAAATAGTGTAGTCCTCCCTCTGATCACCTAAAGCGAGGGTCGTTAAAACCTACGCGAGTGACGATGGTGTCAATATTAAAGTAGTTGGCCAGAACCATGGGCAGGAGGGAGTTGATGTCTCGGACACTGGCTCCCGGGTGACAGTGGACCTTGGGTCAGTCCACTGACCGTAGGGAGGCAAAAATCCCTCGCCATCAAGCAGCCCATAATGACAGTGGCCCGTGACGGAATCCGATGGGGAAAGAAGAGGGGGACGGAGGCTTTGAGCCAGGCTAGCCTAACTCGCCGTACCACCAGCAGATGGCGTCGTAAGCCCCGAGATCCTGCTGTCTTGAGTCAGATCTGATGAGTAATAGTAGAAATCGGGGAAGGTGCCACTGGTCGTCTGCCGAACGTTGGTACACTCCCAGGATTAGAGCCAGTAGGTCCGCCTCCAGCCGGTAGGTCCGCCTCCAGCCGGTAGGTCCGCCTCCAGCCGGGCAAAGCTGTTAGATAGCAGAATCAGATCTTCCAGTACAGATGGAGTCCGGCCagactgcctccctccctcctggccAGTGTCCAGTCACCCAGCGGAGTTTAGCTTGTCTGTACGGTGGATTGGAACAGATCAACACAGTCAAAATAAACTAAAAATCAACACCCTGGCTGTAGGAGGCACTCAAGACAGATGCAATTTGCCTGGGTTGCCACCAGGTTGGTGGACTACGAAAAGCAGGTACCGCTTTTTCCTCAGCTGAGCTAGCAACCCGGACAATCTCTTCCTGAAGCTGCTCGATGGTGACGCCTTTTCGGGCAGACAAGCCCCGTGTCCACATTTTCTCCCTTCCCTTGTGTGGAGATCATGTCGCACCTGGAGCATTTGCTCCCCCGGTCATGGATAGAAGCAACGGCAGGCTAGCACTGCTAGCCCGCTCCATTAGCAGCTAACTAATAGCTATGTTTTTAGCGGGATCCCAGGGCACAAACTTGCAGTCCCAGCAGCAACAGTAAAAGTTAACCGTGCCATGGAATTCCTAGCTATACTTTAGATCGATTTCTTACACTATTTTATAGAAGTAAAACTAACATTCACCACTTAGCTGCGCTTTTTGATGACATCTGTACGGCCATCTAGAAAACAGCCCTCGATCTCCGCATCTTTAGACACCGTCTTAGTTACACAAGCTAGTTTTCCATTCAATTTGCAACTCAattcatgcaaatattcaaaaacacaccTAAAGAAAATATGCAAATGTTTCCCCTCAAAAAGGACTTGGTGCAGATAAAcagtgtgtgatgacgtagtgcacacaagTTACTTTTCATGTACCCCATAAAAATGTTTAAAAGTTGAATGTGTTTCCATTGAATgttcaactctaccgatagttgTAGCAAAATATGCAAATATGCCCAaacagccaacagctcgcagacaCAGCGCGGATAGGCTAGTCTACATTCTATATTCATATCCACAATAATTTGTCAAATtacagccaagcatcgatcacaatgtcaccagaataagaccatctatatttattggaaaggatcATCAAGATCACTGCGCTTTCAcccccctgtgaagttcatcatcatgcatttcatctgtagcctagtaaactgcaTGATTtccccgagtcgtagtgggaggaccaaacacacacaccatatcattgcatgactccaaaaaaaaaaaagctgaatATTTCCCGGGGGACAGCGAGGCTAAAAGTTATTCTAAAGAGGAACTGTAGCTATACACGAAGCAGTCTCTTTAAAAAACGGCCATGAATTCACTCCCGTCACTGAGTAGACTGGGTTTAGCCAGGCAGGGCTAATGGAACCACCACCATTAAGCTAGGGTCTCTGTCTGACTCGCAACTCTGGTCCCAGGTTTGTTAGTGCGGTCTTGTCTTTCCAACTACTACAGTCATTGGGGTTGTCATTGCCAAGCgttgaccataggagttggcaagacagtacAAACAGACCTGGAATCCAGTGCTGTATCCACAATCAACAAGGCCATTGTCTGTGGAAGAATAGCAGTGTTTATATACAGTGATGATAGTCTTAACCATCTAAGGCCGGAAAGATCCCAGTActgcaatatttatttttttccactgcaaaaatgaaaacacgaagcagtGGAATCTCTTTGGTTTTTTAAAAACCCTGCTGTAAAACCCTGCTGTAAAACCCTGCTGTAAAACCCTGCTGTAAAATACTGTGATATAGTTTGGAAAATAAATGAAAATGACAACATAATGTTGGTTTCCAACATCAGGGCCGTTCTCCTAAGGAAGTTCACCCCTCTTGGTGTTCCGTTTCCTTGCCGTGGTACTAACGAGTACGGTGATTCTGGCATCGCCCCGGACCGAGGTAAGACTACTGGAGATGACGTCACATGTTGTAGTAATGTACAACACCTCTTTGGTTTAATAGATCACCACTGTACTACGGGGTCAACAATGACTAATTTGTTCAAATGACGCAATAATATAGCTGGCTAACAGACTAACCTAGTTACACACTGAAATTAGATGTCTGTAGTCAAGACATTTGAGACCAAGCAcactatttatttaaatgtaaccttctttaactaggcaagtcagttaagaacaaattcttatctacaataacggcctaccagggaacagtgggttaactgccttgttcaggagaagaacgacagatttttaccttgtcaactcgggaattcgatctagcaacctttcggttactggaccaacgctctaaccaccccaacgccctaaccactaggctacctgcctcccctccacttgACTCAATGCCACATCGTTGTATGTTTGAAGATGAACGCATGCAAACCTAATCACATCCCATCAACCATAATGAGTAGCTACAGTATCCACAGCAGGGCGAGGAGAAGAGGCTACGGTATCCACAGCAGGGCGAGGAGAAGAGGCCGAGGCTACGGTATCCACAGCAGGGCGAGGTGAAGAGGCTACGGTATCCACAGCAGGGCGAGGTGAAGAGGCTACGGTATCCACAGCAGGGCGAGGAGAAGAGGCTACGGTATCCACAGCAGGGCGAGGAGAAGAGGCTACGGTATCCACAGCAGGGCGAGGAGAAGAGGCCGAGGCTACGGTATCCACAGCAGGGCGAGGAGAAGAGGCCGAAGCTACGGTATCCACAGCAGGGCGAGGACAACAGGCTACGGTATCCACAGCAGGGCGAGGAGAAGAGGCTACGGTATCCACAGCAGGGCGAGGAGAAGAGGCTACGGTATCCACAGCAGGGCGAGGAGAAGAGGCTACGGTATCCACAGCAGGGCGAGGAGAAGAG encodes:
- the LOC115168716 gene encoding tumor protein D54 isoform X4, giving the protein MDVGQACPPAPTLSLDPDINLNSPNKGLGPAGGADPLTDVPVEAGAMGVSSINTLPPGLTEEEAEEIRSELGKVEEEINTLRQVLLAKEKHSADLKRKLGMSPLNELKQNLTKGWQDVQTSNAYLTASATLDEISRSEAYKKTQETLSVAGQKTTAAFSTMGTALSRKLGDMSNYSIRHSISMPAMRNSPTFKSFEDKVGNMKYKVVGARGNGEAVQSPTDTNPVQDNAPF
- the LOC115168716 gene encoding tumor protein D54 isoform X3 → MDVGQACPPAPTLSLDPDINLNSPNKGLGPAGGADPLTDVPVEAGAMGVSSINTLPPGLTEEEAEEIRSELGKVEEEINTLRQVLLAKEKHSADLKRKLGMSPLNELKQNLTKGWQDVQTSNAYLTASATLDEISRSEAYKKTQETLSVAGQKTTAAFSTMGTALSRKLGDMSSNYSIRHSISMPAMRNSPTFKSFEDKVGNMKYKVVGARGNGEAVQSPTDTNPVQDNAPF
- the LOC115168716 gene encoding tumor protein D54 isoform X7, with product MDVGQACPPAPTLSLDPDINLNSPNKGLGPAGGADPLTDVPVEAGAMGVSSINTLPPGLTEEEAEEIRSELGKVEEEINTLRQVLLAKEKHSADLKRKLGMSPLNELKQNLTKGWQDVQTSNAYKKTQETLSVAGQKTTAAFSTMGTALSRKLGDMRALPFSNSFSNYSIRHSISMPAMRNSPTFKSFEDKVGNMKYKVVGARGNGEAVQSPTDTNPVQDNAPF
- the LOC115168716 gene encoding tumor protein D54 isoform X10, producing MDVGQACPPAPTLSLDPDINLNSPNKGLGPAGGADPLTDVPVEAGAMGVSSINTLPPGLTEEEAEEIRSELGKVEEEINTLRQVLLAKEKHSADLKRKLGMSPLNELKQNLTKGWQDVQTSNAYKKTQETLSVAGQKTTAAFSTMGTALSRKLGDMSNYSIRHSISMPAMRNSPTFKSFEDKVGNMKYKVVGARGNGEAVQSPTDTNPVQDNAPF
- the LOC115168716 gene encoding tumor protein D54 isoform X11, encoding MDVGQACPPAPTLSLDPDINLNSPNKGLGPAGGADPLTDVPVEAGAMGVSSINTLPPGLTEEEAEEIRSELGKVEEEINTLRQVLLAKEKHSADLKRKLGMSPLNELKQNLTKGWQDVQTSNAYKKTQETLSVAGQKTTAAFSTMGTALSRKLGDMRNSPTFKSFEDKVGNMKYKVVGARGNGEAVQSPTDTNPVQDNAPF
- the LOC115168716 gene encoding tumor protein D54 isoform X6, whose protein sequence is MDVGQACPPAPTLSLDPDINLNSPNKGLGPAGGADPLTDVPVEAGAMGVSSINTLPPGLTEEEAEEIRSELGKVEEEINTLRQVLLAKEKHSADLKRKLGMSPLNELKQNLTKGWQDVQTSNAYKKTQETLSVAGQKTTAAFSTMGTALSRKLGDMRALPFSNSFSSNYSIRHSISMPAMRNSPTFKSFEDKVGNMKYKVVGARGNGEAVQSPTDTNPVQDNAPF
- the LOC115168716 gene encoding tumor protein D54 isoform X9, encoding MDVGQACPPAPTLSLDPDINLNSPNKGLGPAGGADPLTDVPVEAGAMGVSSINTLPPGLTEEEAEEIRSELGKVEEEINTLRQVLLAKEKHSADLKRKLGMSPLNELKQNLTKGWQDVQTSNAYLTASATLDEISRSEAYKKTQETLSVAGQKTTAAFSTMGTALSRKLGDMRALPFSNSFSSNYSIRHSISMPAMRNSPTFKSFEDKVGNMKLG
- the LOC115168716 gene encoding tumor protein D54 isoform X12; this translates as MDVGQACPPAPTLSLDPDINLNSPNKGLGPAGGADPLTDVPVEAGAMGVSSINTLPPGLTEEEAEEIRSELGKVEEEINTLRQVLLAKEKHSADLKRKLGMSPLNELKQNLTKGWQDVQTSNAYLTASATLDEISRSEAYKKTQETLSVAGQKTTAAFSTMGTALSRKLGDMRNSPTFKSFEDKVGNMKLG
- the LOC115168716 gene encoding tumor protein D54 isoform X8, with translation MDVGQACPPAPTLSLDPDINLNSPNKGLGPAGGADPLTDVPVEAGAMGVSSINTLPPGLTEEEAEEIRSELGKVEEEINTLRQVLLAKEKHSADLKRKLGMSPLNELKQNLTKGWQDVQTSNAYLTASATLDEISRSEAYKKTQETLSVAGQKTTAAFSTMGTALSRKLGDMRNSPTFKSFEDKVGNMKYKVVGARGNGEAVQSPTDTNPVQDNAPF